Proteins found in one Chloroflexota bacterium genomic segment:
- a CDS encoding ATP-dependent Clp protease proteolytic subunit, producing the protein MQQPGEQPVQQIPTVNDLIEEQSARRAFLDQVGVYFVRDINDVEAERFAKSLLVIASHLKRLGGQQRITVYINSGGGSMGAGFAMMEMMYKIKRDFVIPVDTVVLGYAYSMGAIMAQAGDRRSMGFFSTMMLHSGQWTVVGEDQKIFADYQKLATTYQQKIGELFHRRTGTHTPRWWTNFVYSGRDRFLSATECLKLRLVDEVCEFDKCYILPPDEGDKRKAM; encoded by the coding sequence TTGCAGCAACCGGGGGAGCAGCCGGTACAGCAGATACCGACGGTGAATGATCTCATAGAGGAGCAGAGCGCCCGCAGGGCCTTTCTGGACCAGGTTGGCGTCTACTTCGTCCGCGACATCAATGACGTTGAGGCGGAGCGCTTCGCTAAGTCACTCTTGGTCATTGCGTCACACCTCAAGCGGTTGGGCGGCCAGCAACGTATCACCGTGTACATCAACTCGGGCGGCGGCTCAATGGGCGCCGGCTTCGCCATGATGGAGATGATGTACAAGATCAAACGGGACTTCGTGATCCCCGTCGATACGGTCGTTCTCGGCTACGCGTACTCCATGGGCGCAATCATGGCGCAGGCGGGCGACAGGCGGTCGATGGGCTTCTTTTCCACCATGATGCTGCACAGCGGCCAGTGGACGGTCGTAGGTGAGGACCAGAAAATCTTCGCCGACTACCAGAAGCTCGCCACGACGTACCAGCAGAAGATTGGCGAGCTGTTCCACAGGCGGACCGGTACGCACACGCCGCGTTGGTGGACGAACTTCGTATACTCGGGCCGCGACCGCTTCCTGTCCGCGACCGAGTGCCTGAAGCTGCGCCTCGTGGATGAGGTGTGCGAGTTCGACAAGTGCTACATCCTGCCGCCCGACGAAGGCGACAAGAGGAAGGCTATGTGA
- the purE gene encoding 5-(carboxyamino)imidazole ribonucleotide mutase — protein sequence MEQKPLVGVLVGSRTDEPRIEDAFKVLNDMGIPYEYNAMSAHRSPGRVMEYVTTAEERGIEVIIAAAGGSAALPGVVASWTTLPVIGVPLPSSDMQGIDALYTIAQMPPGVPVACVAIGAWGARNAAYLAASILGLKHETIRNAYAKYREGLRNG from the coding sequence ATGGAACAGAAACCGCTAGTAGGAGTCCTCGTCGGCAGCCGCACCGACGAGCCGCGTATTGAGGACGCGTTCAAGGTGCTGAACGACATGGGCATCCCGTACGAATACAACGCAATGTCTGCGCACCGGTCGCCGGGACGCGTGATGGAGTACGTCACAACGGCGGAGGAACGCGGCATCGAGGTGATCATCGCGGCGGCGGGCGGATCCGCGGCGCTGCCGGGCGTGGTGGCGTCGTGGACGACGCTTCCCGTCATCGGCGTGCCGTTGCCCAGCAGTGACATGCAGGGCATCGACGCGCTGTACACGATTGCGCAGATGCCGCCAGGCGTCCCCGTAGCGTGCGTAGCTATCGGCGCTTGGGGAGCGCGCAACGCTGCGTATCTGGCCGCGAGCATCCTCGGGCTCAAGCACGAGACGATTCGAAACGCCTACGCCAAGTACCGCGAGGGGCTGCGCAACGGATGA
- a CDS encoding HAD-IB family phosphatase, with amino-acid sequence MSNPRVVVLVDFDGTAAAQNVAESLLERYGGETISDGETWKAHREAFRKGEMTLREYQERAFNGVDVTLTEMSEGLKGLCWPREGFEEFVFFCDTNDIQMIIVTNGLHFYVDSVLDHAGLDRLEVCAVGCAGPPGRLRYWYPYETAECWEWGNCKCRVLEESRSRGDVKTVMIGDGYSDYCAARLADVSFARATMRTHCDANGVPCIPFEDFHDVLAAFKAGIPGVWQPPSTERPPP; translated from the coding sequence ATGAGCAACCCCCGCGTGGTGGTGTTGGTGGACTTCGACGGCACGGCCGCCGCGCAGAACGTGGCGGAGTCGCTGCTCGAGCGCTATGGCGGTGAGACAATTTCTGACGGCGAGACGTGGAAGGCGCACCGCGAGGCCTTTCGCAAGGGCGAAATGACCCTGCGTGAGTACCAGGAGCGCGCCTTCAACGGCGTTGATGTCACATTGACGGAGATGAGCGAGGGCCTAAAGGGGTTATGCTGGCCCCGTGAAGGCTTTGAAGAGTTCGTATTCTTTTGCGATACAAACGATATTCAAATGATTATCGTTACCAATGGCCTGCACTTTTATGTTGACTCCGTATTGGATCACGCCGGCCTGGACCGCCTTGAGGTGTGCGCGGTGGGCTGCGCCGGCCCGCCTGGCCGCCTCCGCTACTGGTACCCCTACGAGACGGCGGAGTGCTGGGAGTGGGGCAACTGCAAGTGCCGCGTCCTGGAAGAGTCACGTAGCCGAGGTGACGTCAAGACCGTCATGATCGGCGATGGCTACTCCGACTACTGCGCGGCGCGGCTCGCCGACGTCTCCTTCGCCCGCGCCACGATGCGCACCCACTGTGACGCCAACGGCGTCCCCTGCATCCCGTTCGAGGACTTCCATGACGTGCTCGCCGCCTTCAAGGCGGGCATTCCCGGCGTCTGGCAGCCGCCGTCAACAGAGCGGCCGCCCCCCTAG
- the purB gene encoding adenylosuccinate lyase → MIERYSRPGMKRVWSDDNAFALWLRVEIAACQAWCDLGVVPPEDMALIRGATFNRASYDRWFDETKHDLVSFTRAVSESLGPESRWVHYGLTSNDVKDTALAMQMTEACDLIDDDIERFQGALEKQALAYKDTPCIGRSHGVHAEPMSFGLKLALWWSEMGRNRQRLAETRSRVNVGMISGPVGTYAGIPPEIEASVCEQLGLTPVAVSNQIIQRDRHAEFVQTLALIGATLEKIATEVRALQRTEVREVQEPFGEPGYVTKGSSSMPHKRNPELSERVCGLARLVRGYAMTALENVALWHERDISHSSAERMALPDAALAIDYMLDLMTGIIGGMRVDTAQMMRNLELTRGLVFSPRVMLALVEAGMDRAESYDLVQEHTTRSWDGEEDFRDLLRADERVTASLQGDALECLFDYGYYLGHVDHIYKTAGIGAAHSPSPIMGEEPAPYSIRGRDGGAFPVRPGPVEGQNERTVEAG, encoded by the coding sequence GTGATTGAAAGGTACTCGCGGCCCGGCATGAAGCGCGTGTGGTCTGACGACAACGCCTTCGCGCTGTGGCTGCGCGTCGAAATCGCCGCATGCCAGGCATGGTGCGACCTCGGCGTCGTGCCGCCGGAGGACATGGCCCTCATACGCGGAGCAACCTTCAACCGTGCCTCCTACGACAGGTGGTTTGATGAGACCAAGCACGACCTCGTCTCCTTCACCCGCGCCGTATCCGAGAGCCTCGGGCCGGAGTCGCGCTGGGTCCACTACGGCCTCACCTCCAACGACGTCAAGGACACCGCCCTCGCCATGCAGATGACGGAGGCCTGTGACCTCATCGATGACGACATCGAGCGCTTCCAGGGCGCGCTGGAGAAGCAGGCGCTGGCCTACAAGGACACGCCGTGCATCGGCCGGTCCCACGGCGTCCACGCGGAGCCTATGAGCTTCGGCCTGAAGCTGGCGCTCTGGTGGAGCGAGATGGGCCGCAACCGACAGCGGCTGGCGGAGACCCGCTCTCGGGTGAACGTCGGCATGATCTCCGGCCCCGTCGGCACCTACGCCGGCATTCCGCCGGAGATTGAAGCGTCGGTGTGCGAGCAGCTTGGCCTGACGCCCGTGGCCGTCTCCAACCAGATCATCCAGCGCGATCGCCACGCCGAGTTCGTGCAGACGCTCGCCCTCATCGGCGCCACGCTGGAGAAGATAGCAACGGAAGTTCGGGCCCTTCAGCGCACGGAGGTCCGCGAGGTGCAGGAGCCGTTCGGCGAGCCGGGCTACGTCACCAAGGGCTCCTCCTCCATGCCGCACAAGCGCAACCCGGAGCTGTCGGAGCGCGTCTGCGGCCTCGCGCGGCTCGTTCGCGGCTACGCCATGACGGCGCTCGAGAACGTCGCCCTGTGGCACGAGCGCGACATCTCGCACTCCTCGGCCGAACGCATGGCGCTGCCTGACGCGGCCCTCGCCATTGACTACATGCTGGATCTGATGACCGGCATCATCGGCGGGATGCGAGTGGACACGGCGCAGATGATGCGCAATCTGGAACTGACGCGCGGGCTCGTGTTCTCGCCGCGCGTGATGCTCGCCCTCGTCGAGGCCGGCATGGATCGCGCCGAGTCCTACGACCTCGTCCAGGAGCACACCACGCGTTCGTGGGACGGCGAGGAGGACTTCCGTGACCTGCTCCGCGCCGACGAGCGCGTTACGGCGTCGCTGCAGGGCGATGCGCTGGAGTGCCTCTTTGACTACGGCTACTACCTGGGCCACGTGGACCACATCTACAAGACCGCGGGCATCGGCGCCGCACACTCCCCTTCCCCCATCATGGGGGAAGAGCCTGCCCCGTACTCGATACGGGGTCGGGATGGGGGGGCGTTCCCCGTTCGCCCCGGGCCTGTCGAAGGGCAAAACGAACGGACTGTGGAAGCCGGATAA
- a CDS encoding phosphoribosylaminoimidazolesuccinocarboxamide synthase, whose amino-acid sequence MEAIAETSLPNQIHRGKVRDTYDLGGGLLLMVATDRISAFDVVLPTAIPEKGVVLSNISAFWFAMTAGSMPNHFICMANDAASVPGVSLPDIPAEVARRAMVVKRAQRLDVECIARGYITGSAWGEYRKSGTVHGMAMPAGLVEGDKFPEPLFTPTTKAEEGHDMPMSLQELGNLVGGETARLLGEKTVELYAAADAFARDKGIIIADTKLEFGLLDGRVIVIDEMLTPDSSRFWDAEGYAPGKSQPNYDKQYVRDALTDMGWDREPPAPELPDDVVDKTRTRYLEAYQRLTGQPLP is encoded by the coding sequence GTGGAAGCCATAGCTGAGACCAGCCTTCCTAACCAGATACACCGCGGAAAGGTGCGCGACACCTATGACCTCGGCGGCGGCCTGCTGCTGATGGTCGCCACGGACCGCATTTCGGCCTTCGACGTCGTGTTGCCCACGGCCATTCCGGAGAAGGGCGTCGTTCTCTCCAACATCTCCGCCTTCTGGTTCGCCATGACGGCGGGCAGCATGCCCAATCACTTCATCTGCATGGCCAACGACGCGGCGAGCGTCCCTGGCGTCTCGCTGCCGGACATCCCCGCCGAGGTCGCTCGCCGCGCGATGGTCGTCAAGCGCGCCCAACGCCTCGACGTCGAGTGCATCGCCCGCGGCTACATCACCGGCTCTGCGTGGGGCGAGTACCGCAAGAGCGGCACGGTGCACGGCATGGCGATGCCGGCGGGCCTCGTCGAGGGCGACAAGTTCCCCGAGCCCCTTTTCACCCCGACGACCAAGGCGGAAGAGGGCCACGATATGCCCATGTCGCTGCAGGAGCTCGGCAACCTGGTGGGCGGGGAGACCGCGCGGCTGCTCGGCGAGAAGACTGTCGAGCTCTACGCCGCTGCCGACGCCTTCGCCCGCGATAAGGGCATCATCATTGCGGACACCAAGCTGGAGTTCGGGCTGCTGGATGGTCGGGTCATCGTCATCGATGAGATGCTGACGCCGGACTCCAGCCGCTTCTGGGACGCCGAGGGCTACGCCCCCGGCAAGAGCCAGCCCAACTACGACAAACAGTACGTGCGGGATGCGCTGACCGACATGGGGTGGGACCGGGAACCCCCGGCGCCGGAGCTTCCGGACGACGTCGTCGATAAGACCCGCACCCGCTACTTGGAGGCATACCAGCGCCTCACCGGGCAACCCCTTCCCTAG
- a CDS encoding DUF3105 domain-containing protein, translated as MARERSNRRISETERRKARQSRNKQKNKIMRILAGVGMGVLAVLIIAGLALPSFGTGGSTGPDDFLERGGFLARPAPGPGVEVEDQGRLHLAGLSDRVDPGYYITYPPTSGTHSPTWERCGLFTEPVLDEIQVHNLEHGFVNILYNSDDPVFVGQLEAAARGLPDWPNYYMFAPYPNMDSPIALTAWNRLLLLDSVDEDAMREFADAYQARGPEVARGCDAPGLMAQGVPDPTATPQGGTPTPEPAGTLTPQDGTPAASGG; from the coding sequence GTGGCAAGAGAGCGATCAAATCGGAGAATATCGGAGACTGAGCGGCGGAAGGCCAGGCAGTCCCGGAACAAGCAGAAGAACAAGATAATGCGCATCCTCGCCGGTGTGGGCATGGGTGTGCTCGCCGTGCTCATCATCGCCGGGCTGGCGCTGCCTTCATTTGGCACAGGGGGGTCGACGGGACCCGACGACTTCCTCGAACGCGGCGGCTTCCTCGCGCGGCCGGCGCCCGGGCCCGGCGTCGAGGTCGAGGACCAGGGCCGCTTGCATCTTGCCGGCCTCAGCGACAGGGTGGACCCCGGCTACTACATCACCTATCCCCCCACGTCGGGCACACACTCGCCTACATGGGAACGGTGCGGCCTCTTCACGGAGCCGGTCCTCGATGAGATTCAGGTGCACAATCTTGAACATGGCTTCGTCAACATCCTCTACAACTCGGACGACCCTGTCTTTGTTGGACAGCTCGAAGCGGCGGCGCGCGGCCTGCCTGACTGGCCCAACTACTATATGTTCGCGCCGTACCCGAACATGGACTCCCCCATCGCGCTGACGGCGTGGAACCGCCTGCTCTTGCTGGACTCCGTGGATGAGGACGCCATGCGGGAGTTTGCGGACGCCTACCAGGCGCGCGGCCCGGAGGTTGCCCGCGGCTGCGACGCGCCCGGGCTCATGGCCCAGGGCGTCCCCGACCCGACGGCGACCCCGCAGGGAGGGACCCCCACCCCGGAGCCCGCTGGGACCCTCACCCCGCAGGATGGGACCCCCGCGGCGAGCGGCGGGTAG
- the purS gene encoding phosphoribosylformylglycinamidine synthase subunit PurS, translated as MRYLARVYVTLKPTVNDPQGITVLGALKNLGFESPLSMRVGKYLEVGLEAASQDEAREQVDSMCKTLLANTVIEQYRFDLEGTGA; from the coding sequence ATGCGCTACCTCGCCAGGGTCTATGTGACGCTCAAGCCCACGGTGAACGACCCCCAGGGCATAACGGTGTTGGGCGCGCTCAAGAACCTGGGGTTCGAGTCGCCCTTGAGCATGCGTGTCGGCAAATACCTGGAGGTCGGGCTGGAAGCGGCGTCGCAGGACGAGGCGCGTGAGCAGGTCGACAGCATGTGCAAGACCCTCCTCGCCAATACCGTCATTGAGCAGTACCGCTTTGACCTGGAGGGGACAGGGGCGTAG
- the groES gene encoding co-chaperone GroES yields MGRTFAPLSDRVLVKPVEREEQTRSGIFLPDTAQEKPQEGRVVAVGPGRRNDEGNRIELDVQVDDIVLYAKYGGTEIKEEGEEYLLLAERDILAKVS; encoded by the coding sequence ATGGGCCGGACATTTGCACCGCTGAGCGACAGGGTTCTTGTGAAGCCCGTGGAGCGGGAGGAACAGACCAGGAGCGGCATCTTCCTGCCGGACACCGCGCAGGAGAAGCCGCAGGAAGGGCGCGTTGTTGCCGTGGGACCCGGCAGGCGCAACGATGAGGGCAACCGCATTGAGTTGGACGTGCAGGTTGACGACATCGTCCTCTACGCCAAGTACGGCGGCACGGAGATCAAGGAAGAGGGCGAGGAGTACCTGCTCCTGGCGGAGCGGGACATTCTGGCAAAGGTCTCCTAG
- the groL gene encoding chaperonin GroEL (60 kDa chaperone family; promotes refolding of misfolded polypeptides especially under stressful conditions; forms two stacked rings of heptamers to form a barrel-shaped 14mer; ends can be capped by GroES; misfolded proteins enter the barrel where they are refolded when GroES binds), translated as MAKQLLFSEDARKRLKSGIDMLADSVKVTLGPGGRNVVLDKKFGPPQVCSDGVTIAKEIELEEPFENMGAQLIKEAASKTNDAAGDGTTTSVVLAQAIIQEGFKNVAAGADPMAMKRGIEQAVGAIKGEIKDMSSPVEGRAQISQVASLSAHENKIGELIAEVMEKVGKDGVITVEESRGLENETEFVEGMQVDRGYISPYFVTNSERMEAVLDDPYILITDKKISAMNDLLPVLERVLQVSKNLVIVAEDLEGEALATLVVNKLRGTLSCLAIKAPGFGDRRKAMLEDIAILTGGTVISEDVGRKLDSATVTDLGRARRVTANKDETTVVEGHGSEENIQNRIRQIRAQIEETTSEFDREKLQERMAKLSGGVAIIKVGGATEVELKEKKNRVEDALSATRAAVEEGIVPGGGVALVRCQKTLEELMGNLEGDERTGVSIVRKALEEPVKLIVENVGGEGAVILEAVKGQQSDWGFDAERMAYGNMLEFGIIDPAKVTRSALENAASVAAMVLTTESMVTDIPQKEPAMAAPPMDY; from the coding sequence ATGGCTAAGCAGTTGCTCTTTTCTGAGGATGCGCGAAAGCGCCTCAAGTCCGGGATTGACATGTTGGCGGACTCCGTCAAGGTCACTCTGGGCCCCGGCGGGCGCAACGTGGTGCTGGACAAGAAGTTCGGCCCCCCGCAGGTGTGCAGTGACGGCGTCACCATCGCCAAGGAGATCGAGCTGGAGGAGCCCTTTGAGAACATGGGCGCCCAGCTGATCAAGGAGGCCGCAAGCAAGACCAACGACGCCGCCGGTGATGGCACCACCACCTCCGTCGTGCTGGCCCAGGCCATCATCCAGGAGGGCTTCAAGAACGTGGCCGCCGGCGCAGACCCGATGGCCATGAAGCGCGGCATCGAGCAGGCAGTCGGCGCTATAAAGGGCGAGATCAAGGACATGTCCAGCCCCGTCGAAGGCCGGGCCCAGATCTCCCAGGTCGCTTCCCTCTCCGCACACGAGAACAAGATCGGCGAGCTTATCGCCGAGGTCATGGAGAAGGTCGGCAAGGACGGCGTCATCACCGTTGAAGAGTCCCGCGGTCTGGAGAACGAAACGGAGTTCGTCGAGGGCATGCAGGTCGACCGTGGCTACATCAGCCCCTACTTTGTAACGAACTCCGAGCGCATGGAGGCGGTCCTGGATGACCCCTACATCCTCATTACCGACAAGAAGATCTCCGCTATGAACGATCTGCTCCCTGTGCTGGAGCGGGTGCTCCAGGTCAGCAAGAACCTCGTCATTGTTGCTGAGGACCTGGAAGGCGAGGCCCTGGCCACCCTCGTGGTCAACAAGCTGCGCGGCACGCTGAGCTGCCTGGCCATCAAGGCCCCCGGCTTCGGCGACCGTCGCAAGGCCATGCTTGAGGACATCGCCATCCTGACCGGCGGCACCGTCATTAGCGAGGACGTCGGCCGCAAGCTGGACAGTGCGACTGTCACTGACCTTGGCCGAGCCCGCCGCGTCACCGCCAACAAGGACGAGACCACCGTCGTCGAGGGTCACGGCTCAGAGGAGAACATCCAGAACCGCATCAGGCAGATCCGTGCGCAGATTGAGGAGACCACCTCTGAGTTTGACCGTGAGAAGCTGCAGGAGCGCATGGCCAAGCTGTCCGGCGGCGTTGCCATCATCAAGGTGGGCGGCGCCACGGAGGTCGAGCTCAAGGAGAAGAAGAACCGCGTTGAGGACGCCCTGTCCGCCACCCGTGCGGCCGTCGAGGAGGGCATCGTGCCCGGCGGCGGCGTTGCGCTGGTGCGCTGCCAGAAGACGCTTGAGGAACTGATGGGCAACTTAGAAGGTGATGAGCGCACCGGCGTCTCCATCGTCCGCAAAGCGCTGGAGGAGCCCGTCAAGCTCATCGTCGAGAACGTCGGCGGCGAGGGCGCAGTTATCTTGGAAGCCGTCAAGGGCCAGCAGTCCGACTGGGGCTTCGACGCCGAGCGCATGGCCTACGGCAACATGCTCGAGTTCGGCATCATCGACCCCGCCAAGGTTACCCGGTCCGCCCTGGAGAACGCGGCGTCCGTCGCGGCGATGGTCCTCACCACGGAGTCCATGGTGACGGACATCCCCCAGAAGGAGCCTGCCATGGCGGCTCCGCCCATGGACTACTAA
- a CDS encoding MaoC family dehydratase N-terminal domain-containing protein: MTEDKSLTAEARRSLMGRDIPPAVMDVERGHVRRFAEAIGDDSDRWADTAPPTFLRVMLSELPSAPELEAFPQMLDGGSDWEYGAPVNVGDTITAATRFAGVNQRNIGVGPAVFLQIETRYTNQRGEWVATQRNTLIRY, translated from the coding sequence ATGACGGAAGACAAGTCCCTCACTGCAGAGGCCCGCAGGTCGCTCATGGGGCGCGACATCCCCCCCGCCGTCATGGACGTCGAGCGCGGCCACGTCCGTCGCTTCGCCGAGGCCATCGGCGACGACAGCGATCGGTGGGCGGACACCGCGCCGCCGACGTTTCTGCGAGTGATGCTGTCGGAGTTGCCGTCGGCGCCGGAGCTGGAGGCGTTCCCGCAGATGCTGGACGGCGGCAGCGATTGGGAGTACGGCGCGCCGGTGAATGTCGGCGACACCATCACGGCCGCCACGCGCTTTGCCGGCGTGAACCAGCGCAATATCGGCGTCGGCCCCGCTGTCTTCCTGCAGATAGAGACGCGATACACAAACCAGCGCGGCGAGTGGGTGGCGACGCAGAGGAATACCCTCATTCGGTACTAG
- a CDS encoding MaoC/PaaZ C-terminal domain-containing protein gives MADTPFWDDVKVGLELPALVKRPSTRQLVKYAGASGDFYEVHYDKDFAVDIGLPGIIVHGALKNACLAQVVTDWMGPVGVLRKLSVRYRGTDVPDDDLTCSGRVTKMYEQDGAYLVDCALALENSQGEQTTTGTATVQLPSRGG, from the coding sequence ATGGCCGACACACCGTTCTGGGACGACGTAAAGGTGGGGCTGGAGCTGCCCGCCCTTGTGAAGCGACCCTCCACCCGGCAGCTCGTCAAGTACGCGGGGGCGTCCGGGGACTTCTATGAAGTGCATTATGACAAGGACTTTGCGGTGGACATTGGGTTGCCCGGGATCATCGTGCACGGGGCGCTCAAGAACGCCTGCCTCGCCCAGGTGGTGACTGATTGGATGGGCCCCGTTGGCGTCCTGCGCAAACTCTCGGTCCGCTACCGCGGCACCGACGTGCCTGACGACGACCTAACCTGCTCCGGCCGCGTGACCAAGATGTACGAACAGGATGGGGCGTACCTCGTCGATTGCGCGCTGGCGTTGGAGAACAGCCAGGGCGAGCAGACCACTACGGGCACAGCGACGGTACAGCTACCCTCGCGCGGTGGCTAA
- a CDS encoding GNAT family N-acetyltransferase, which produces MRRQEPEEFLMAGEKVCIREKRLSDAEEDHSWRQDPELARLDAAAPLRIDFQEFLRQYKRELEYPSAFSRRFGVDTHDGVHIGNCMYYDMDYFRGTAELGILLGNRDYWGGGYGTEAVQLLLYYMFTHMPVKRVYLHTLDWNHRAQRSFEKCGFQIIRPVKRSGWEFFYMELKRDRWAELQQEQQEREAREQAKEAAP; this is translated from the coding sequence ATGAGGAGGCAGGAACCTGAAGAGTTTCTCATGGCCGGGGAGAAGGTGTGCATCCGGGAAAAGCGCCTCTCTGACGCTGAGGAGGACCATTCCTGGCGGCAGGACCCGGAACTGGCCCGCCTGGACGCGGCCGCGCCGCTGCGCATAGACTTTCAGGAGTTCCTTCGCCAGTACAAGCGGGAGCTGGAGTACCCCAGCGCCTTCTCGCGCCGCTTCGGTGTTGACACGCATGACGGCGTCCACATCGGCAACTGCATGTACTACGACATGGACTATTTCCGCGGGACGGCCGAGCTCGGCATCCTGCTGGGGAACCGCGACTACTGGGGCGGCGGCTACGGCACCGAGGCCGTCCAACTGCTGCTCTACTACATGTTCACACATATGCCCGTCAAGCGTGTCTATCTCCACACACTGGACTGGAACCACCGGGCCCAGCGTTCCTTTGAGAAGTGCGGCTTCCAGATCATCCGGCCCGTAAAGCGGAGCGGTTGGGAGTTCTTCTACATGGAGCTCAAGCGCGACCGCTGGGCGGAGTTGCAGCAGGAACAGCAGGAGCGCGAGGCAAGGGAGCAGGCGAAGGAAGCGGCCCCTTAG
- a CDS encoding NUDIX hydrolase: MRGRVEHHTSAGGVVCRVRDGVVEAVLCGRDTPRKWSLPKGTPEEGESTESTALREVAEETGLQVEIEAPIGSITYWFMRPPAGVRCRKVVHYFLMRAIGGGTEQHDAEFDEVRWFSGEEALAILQYPNEARTLEKALAKLGGIGAEARTRR, from the coding sequence ATGCGCGGAAGAGTAGAGCACCACACCTCCGCCGGCGGCGTGGTCTGCCGGGTCCGGGATGGCGTTGTTGAAGCCGTGCTCTGCGGCAGGGATACCCCCCGCAAGTGGAGCCTTCCCAAGGGCACGCCTGAAGAGGGCGAGTCCACGGAGTCGACTGCGCTCCGCGAGGTAGCCGAGGAGACCGGTCTCCAGGTGGAGATTGAAGCCCCCATCGGCTCAATCACCTACTGGTTCATGCGCCCCCCCGCCGGCGTCCGCTGCCGCAAGGTCGTCCACTACTTCCTCATGCGAGCCATCGGCGGCGGCACCGAGCAGCATGACGCCGAGTTCGACGAGGTGCGCTGGTTCTCCGGCGAGGAGGCCCTCGCCATCCTGCAATATCCCAACGAGGCGCGCACACTGGAGAAGGCGCTGGCAAAGCTGGGTGGGATTGGGGCGGAGGCCCGCACGCGGCGATGA
- a CDS encoding ROK family protein: MADQRAVFAVDLGGTRMRGALISPEGGVLVRDVVPTQASRGEPAAMRRLAGLLERMTADAPGVEVAGIGMALAGPVDPVAATVHNPPNLPTWDGTSPTADLSSNVGVPAWVHNDASLAALGEYVYGIGQGMSNLVMVTLGTGVGGGLVLDGKVYGGLRGFAGEIGHLVVEPAGPLCPCGGCGCLEVMASGTALARMAQERLEAGESSIVLSMARGEISRVRAETLVRAEARADRLASEVLRAGGRYLGIGIATLRSVLDPEMIVIGGGVASNSHIFWPAMAASARSHGMRGDKGALPVTPTVLGDDAGLLGAAAMAWGELGVGPSYLK; this comes from the coding sequence TTGGCTGACCAACGGGCAGTGTTTGCGGTGGACCTGGGCGGCACCCGGATGCGCGGGGCGCTGATCTCGCCGGAGGGCGGCGTCCTCGTGCGCGATGTCGTGCCGACGCAGGCGTCTCGGGGCGAGCCGGCGGCGATGCGGCGGCTTGCCGGGCTGCTGGAGCGGATGACGGCGGATGCGCCCGGCGTTGAGGTTGCCGGCATAGGCATGGCGCTGGCGGGCCCCGTCGATCCGGTGGCCGCCACGGTGCACAATCCGCCCAACCTGCCGACTTGGGACGGGACGTCGCCCACGGCCGATCTTTCGTCCAACGTCGGCGTGCCAGCTTGGGTGCACAACGACGCCTCCCTCGCCGCGCTGGGCGAGTACGTCTACGGCATTGGCCAGGGGATGAGCAATCTGGTCATGGTGACGCTCGGCACGGGTGTCGGCGGGGGGCTGGTGCTTGACGGGAAGGTGTACGGCGGCCTGCGCGGGTTCGCGGGGGAGATCGGCCACCTCGTCGTCGAGCCGGCGGGCCCGCTGTGTCCCTGCGGCGGCTGCGGCTGCCTGGAGGTGATGGCATCGGGAACGGCGCTGGCGCGCATGGCTCAGGAGCGGCTGGAGGCCGGCGAGTCCAGCATCGTGCTGTCGATGGCGCGGGGGGAGATTTCGCGGGTGCGCGCTGAAACGCTGGTGCGGGCGGAAGCGCGGGCTGACCGTCTCGCAAGCGAGGTGCTTCGCGCGGGGGGGCGCTACCTGGGCATAGGCATTGCTACGCTGCGAAGCGTGCTGGACCCGGAGATGATCGTCATCGGCGGCGGCGTGGCGAGCAACTCGCATATTTTCTGGCCGGCGATGGCAGCCTCGGCGAGGTCGCACGGCATGCGCGGCGACAAGGGGGCGTTGCCAGTGACGCCGACAGTGTTGGGCGACGACGCGGGGCTGCTGGGCGCGGCGGCGATGGCTTGGGGCGAACTTGGGGTGGGGCCAAGCTACTTGAAGTGA